The Synechococcus sp. HK05 DNA segment TTCACACAGATCTGTTGCTGATTCCCAACCATGTCTGCTACTACCGACCAAATTCTCGAGCAACTGAAGTCGCTCTCCCTGCTTGAAGCTTCCGAGCTCGTTAAGCAGATCGAAGAGGCTTTCGGTGTGTCCGCCGCCGCTTCCGCTGGCGTTGTGATGGCTGCTCCCGCCGCTGGCGGTGCTGCTGAGGCTGCTGAAGAGAAGACCGAGTTCGACGTCGTGCTCGAGAGCTTCGACGCCGCTGCCAAGATCAAAGTGCTGAAGGCCGTGCGCGAAGCCACCGGCCTGGGCCTGGGCGAAGCCAAGGCTCTGGTGGAAGGTGCCCCTTGCGCCGTCAAGGAAGGTGCTTCCAAGGCTGATGCCGAGGCCATGAAGAAGGCCATCGAAGAAGCCGGCGGCAAGGTCGCTCTCAAGTGATTTCGCCCGTGGCCCGCTTGTTCGGGCCACACCGCTTCCCATCAGCCGGCTCCTGCGGGGGCCGGCTTTTTTTTGCGCGTGATCGCGCCGGGGCTGGCCTAACCACTCGCCAACAAAAAAGCCCCGCCGAAGGCAGGGCTTTGAGTTCGGAACGCTTCTGGGAGTCTGTCCTCGTTTCGACCCCGGAAGTGGTGTTCCGCACTCCTCACACAAGAGAAACATACAGCCAGAGGAAAAGGCCTCCTAGGGATCTTGGGCCGCTATCTCAGCTGGCCTAGGGCTTGTAGGGGATCACCTGCAGGGCGATCGGACCGCTGGAGGACCGCAGGGATCCGTTGCCTCGCGACACCGGGGCTTGAGCGGTCTTGCTGCTGCCTGGCACAGCAGGCAGCAGGGCCGGTGGTCGGGCGATCAGGTTTCCGTTGTTGCGTGCTTTCGCCATCAACACCGCCAAAGGCTCTGCATTAGATAGGTAGATGTGTTGAAGGGGCTTGCCCTGATAAGAGCGTCGTTCGGGAGACCAGCCAGGCTCCAGCTTGAAGGCCGTCATGCCGCTTGGGCGCCGTGGTGAACGACCAATCACCAACGAGAGGTCGGTCGCTGGGTTGATCAACTCCAGGACGAGCTGCTGACCGGATGGTTCCACCCGCAGGCGCCAGCCTCGGCTCAGGTCATCTCCAGCAACACGCGCCGAGTAGCCACTGCTGGAGGTGAATTCCTTGCAGTGCACATCGCTCGTTGGCGGAGCCACGACGTCGATCACGCCTGATGGTGCTGCGCTCCAGCAGGGAGCGTTGCTGTTGATTTGATCGAGCACCACCAGCTTCCACTGGTCTTTCCCTAAGGCTTGCCCTGCCACGAGAACGCCGTTCTGCGGTACAGGCTCTGCATCGAAGACTGCAGCCCAAGCAGCTGGGGCTGCCACAGCCGCGGAGAGGGCCAGCAGGGGAAGGTAGGTTCGCTGCATGGGGTTTCTCTTCGGCGCACGTCGTCAGGAGAGTGTTGTACCGGACCCGGAGGTAAGCGCCCAGTGCCCGATCAGCCAGTGGTGGTAGCGGCTGCCTGCGACGGCGCCTGCAGCGGCAACCCAGGACCTGGTGGCTGGGGCTGCCTGCTGCGCTTCAGCGATGGTTCAGTGCAGGAGTTTGGGGGCTTTGAGCCCAACACCACCAACAACCGCATGGAGCTCACGGCGGCGCTGACGCTGCTCGAGAAGCTGGCGGTGCTGCCGCGCGATCCGGGCCTCACGATCCGCACGGATTCGAAATACCTGATCGATGGCTTCAGCAAGTGGATCAACGGCTGGAAGCGCAAGGGCTGGCGCACCGCCTCCGGCAGCCCCGTGCTCAACCGCGACCTCTGGGAAGCCCTCGATGCCGCCCGCCTGAGCGGCCTCCCCTTCACCTACGTGAAAGGCCACAGCGGCGATCCCGATAACGACCGCTGCGACGCCATCGCCGTGGCCTTCTCCAAGGGGCAACAACCCCAGCTGGCCCACGGCGATTACGGCGGCCTGATGGTGAGCGCCCCGGAGCCATTGGCTGAGCCAGCAGCCCCGCAGGATGCGGCTCCCCCGGCCCTGCAGCAGCTGCTCACCCGCCTGGAGCTGGCGGATCGCCTGGCTGAGGGTGGCTACGGCCTCAGCCTGATGGAGCTCGCCCAGCTGGTGGAACAACCGCTGAAAAAGCTTGAGGGGCGCAATGAACCCTGGCGCTGGCGCGACTGGTTGGTGCAGCCGGGGGCTGACGGACGCTGGCGTCTGGCGCGGGACGCGTCAGGATCGGGTGTAACGGAGCAACAACGGGATGGCTGAACTCGGCACCGGCGCTCTTTACCAACGCTTTGTGGGGCCGCTGCTCAGCCGCGACGAGGGGGCTGACGCCGAGCAGCTCAGCCAGCTCACGCTCCAGGCCCTCGGTCAGGCGTCGCTGCGCCGCAACTGGCCTTTGGTGAGCGGCAGCCTGGCGGGCCTGGCCGCTGAGCTGGAGGTGCGCGACCTGCGCCTCGAGCAAACCCTGTTCGGTTGCCGCTTTCGCAACCCCGTGGGTCTGGCGGCTGGTTTTGATAAGAACGCCGTTGCCGCCGGCATCTGGCATCTGTTCGGCTTTGGCTTTGCCGAGGTGGGCACCGTCACCTGGCACGCCCAACCCGGCAACCCCAAGCCGCGCCTGTTCCGGCTGGCCGCCGAGCGCGCAGCCCTCAACCGCATGGGTTTCAACAACAACGGCGCCCTGGCGGCCCGCCGCACCCTCGAGCGCCAGGCGCTCCCGCCCGCGGGCCAGCGCCCGGCCGTGCTCGGGATCAACCTCGGCAAATCGAAGATCACGCCGCTGGAGCAGGCTCCAGACGATTACGCCTCCTCCCTCGAGCTGCTCGCTCCCCTGGCGGATTACGCCGTGATCAACGTGAGCTCCCCCAATACCCCTGGGCTCAGGGAGCTGCAGGACGACGCCCAGCTGCGCCGCCTGGTGGAGCGTCTGCGGCGGCTGCCGGCCTGCCCGCCGCTGCTAGTGAAGATCGCCCCCGATCTCGAGGACGAAGCGATCGACGCCATCGCTCGCCTCGCCTACGAAGAGGGCCTGGCCGGGGTGATCGCCGTGAACACCAGTCTCAACCGCCTAGGCCTCGAGCAGCGCCGCATCGCCCAAACCGGCCGCAGCCTTGCGGAAGAAGCCGGCGGCCTGAGTGGCGCTCCCCTGCGGGCCCGCGCCCTGGAGGTGCTGCGCCGCCTGCGGGCGGTGGCCGGCCCGGGGCTGCCGCTGATCGGTGTGGGCGGGATCGATTCGCCGGAGTCGGCCTGGGAGCGCATCAGCGCCGGGGCCTCGCTGATTCAGCTCTACACCGGTTGGATCTACGAGGGGCCGCAGCTGGTGCCGGCGATTCTCGAGGGGATTTGCCAGCAGCTCGATCGCCATGGCTTCCGCACCATCAGCGAGGCGGTGGGCAGCGGCGTGCCCTGGCGGTAACTTGCTGGCAGTGGGCAGCTGAGCTGCGGTGGTGCTTGCGGGCGTACAAGATCGTCTGGCGCCGCTTCAGAGCTGGCTGTTCCCGCGGCGAGTTTTTCTTCAGCTCGAGGATTTGGCTCTCACCGCATTGGTGCTGAATGGGCGCCGGTTGCGATGGCTGGAACGGGTGGTGTTACCGGAAGGCCTGTGTCGTGATGGCATCCCACAGGAGCCTGAAGCCTTGGGTGACTTCGTGGGTGATTGGTTGGTGGAACGAGGCTTTGCAGGGGCCCGTGTTCGGGCTGTCTTGCCGCGAGCCGCGACAGCATGGCGTGTAATCGAATGGCCCGATGCCGAGTGGCCGGAGAATCCCGAGCATGAGCTGATGAAGGATGCAGAGGCCCTGCAGTTGCCATGGCGGCTTGACGATCCGGCCGATGGATCGGATGTCTGCCTCACTGCATTGGCTGGAGTGTTGCCGCGCTCGTTGATGGTGGCGACGCGGCGCTCTGTGCTGGAGGGATGGATTGAGGTGTTGAGCCAAGCCGGTGTTGCCCTGGATGCCCTTGAGCCTTGGCAGGTGTGTGTGTGGAGAGGGGTGCCTCAGCCGGAGCATGCCGATGCGCCTGCTGGGCTGCGGCTGATGCTCGAGTTGGGTGTGAGGCAGAGCTGGCTGTTGGCGATCCATAACGGGGAGCCCTTTGGGGAGTGGCCCATGCCGGCTGCCCACGAGGGTTCACGGTTGATTGATGCCTTGGATCAGTGGAGGCGTGAGGGCCCATGGTCGGCTTTGGTCGCTGATGCCCAGGTGCTGTGGCTGGTCTCGGTGGATGGCCTGCAGGCCCAGATTGAACCTGTTAGTGCTCTGCTGCGGCAGTGTTTGGCGTGGAAGCCTTGTCATCTCGACCCGTTGGCTTTGGGTTGGTGGATCAAGCCCGATGGGATGGCCAGTGGAACTGAGAGCGAACTTGACCTGGCTGGGCTCTGGGGCTTAGCGGCAGGTGAGCACCTGTCATGAAGTCGCCCAGTTGGTGGAATCTGGATTGGGATCTGTTGCGGCAGCGTCGCCTGGAGCGGGGCTTGTCTGGGAACGGTCAGCAACTTGTGCCGGCGACCCAACTGCTAGGGCGCGGATCGGCACTCGGGGGAGGAGTTGTTCTGAGTGTGTTGTTGGTCTGGGGCTGGCTGCAGCTACGTGAAGGTCAGCTGGATCGGCGACTGGAGGGGTTACGGGGCATCCCTGGAATTGTTCAAACCCTCGAGAATCAGGCTCAGCAGCGCCGTCGTGCCTTAACGGCGATCCAGCGCAGTAACGAAGGGATTGCGAATGGTCTGGTTGCAGTGTCTTCGGGATCAGCACTGTTGGCGCAATTGGCTGCGATCACTCCGAAGGGCATTCAGATTACTGATGCAACGGTGCAAGGGCCCAACCTCCTGTTGAAGGGATTGGCCACTGATCCTCAGTCTTTTCGCCGGGTTAACGGGCTGAGTTTGCTGTTGTCGCAAACGCCATTGTTTCAGCCGGGTTCGGTTCAAGTGGTGAAACTTGTGCGTGAACCCATGGAGAAGGGTAAGCCGCAGAACGGCGAGGTCACTGTGGAGGTGCCTCCAGTGGCCTGGGAACTCAACGCGAAACTTGCCAAGCTCCCGGCTGATCGTCAACTGGCTCTGTTGCAGAAGCTGGGTGCTGATGGAATGGCCCGACGCTTACTGATTTTGGAGCAGGCGGGGGTATTGCGATGACCAACTTTCAAGGTGGTTCTGCTAGCCCTGTTAGCCGCGAGCAGGTGTTGTTTTGGCTGCCTGTGGTGATGGCGGGCTTGATCAGTGTTGGCCTCGGTGCTTTTCTCATGTGGCCGAAGTGGCAGAGCTTGCAACAGGCCGAACGAGAGCTGCAGCAGTTGGATGAACAACGCCAGAGGATTCCGCTGCTCAGAGCGCAGCTGAAAAAGCTGGATGGCGATCGCAGCCAAGCTGAACTGCGCAGCAGTCAAATCTTAGGCTTGGTTGCTGGTAGTGGCGACATCCAAACCTTTATGGCGCAACTGAGCGCTGAGTCCCAGCGAACAGGTGTACAGCTGGAGAGTTATGAACCGCTGATTGAGCTCCCAAAAGATGATGTGGATCAGAAAAAACTGTCTACTTCTCAGCAAAAGAAAGATCCTGCTCCCCCCGTTGATCCATTGCTGGCGCCAGGTTTGCAAAAGACATCATTGCTGCTGGTTGCCCAAGGAAATGGTCCGCAACTCCTGGCTTTTTTGCGTAGCTTAGAGCGTTTAAGCCTGCTGGTTGTACAGAGTGATCTTAAGGTCACAGTTGACCAGTCAGAGGCAAAGCAGGCTGGTGCCAATGCTGAAGCAGTGCCGCCAAAGCCTGAGCTTCGTATTAATCTTGGATTGTATGCAGAGGCTCCTCAAAAAGCTGACGTGAAAAAGTCGGAGAAGCGCTGACTTCTCTTCTTGTGTTGTTGATGCTATCGAGGCACTGGCGTGAGCCGTCAAAATCGATACCATGCGTCAGGCTCGGACGTTTTGAGTGGTGCATCAGTCGTGGTCGCACTGGCCCGCGATGGGTTTGTCAGCGTTGCTGTTGGCTTCACCTCTGGAGATGCCTGTAGCTTTGGCTCAGGCTGAAGTGCGGCGAGATGGCGTGCAACTGAAGATTCGGCGCTTGCCCGATGCGATTGAGCTTGTTCTTGAAGATGTTGGTGGTGGTGGCGCGCTGGAGCAGAAGCGTGATGGCAAGCTTTGGTTGGGTGAATTGCGTACAGACCGGATTCGCGGTCTGAAAAGCGGACCGCAATCCTTAGCGATGCCTGATTCAGGCATGGAACGCATCACATTTGATGGCACGGGCCGCCTCTTTCAGCTGAAGGTGACCCCTGTGAAGGGGCAAGACGTGCCCGCACCGGTGGTGAGTAGTGATGGGAAGAACCTGGTGCTGCGTTTTGATGCACCTGTGTTGCCTGTGGTTCAAACGGCGCGGCCGAATCTGAGCACGCCTGTTCCGGTTCCTACCCCAGCGTTCGTACCTCCGCTTCGTCCTCGAGCCGTTGCACCGCCGCTGGGTGATATGGCAGTGGGGTCGATGGTGATTCGTAATCGAGCCTATGTCAATCTCAGCGGACCCCCCGTCACGATGACAACGCGTGGCGCCAATGCGCGGGATGTTTTGATGGTGTTAGCGCAGATGGGAGGATATGGCTTTGCCTATTCAGATATGCAGGCCAATCAGATGAATGGCCAGAACACTTCGGGACAATCAACTCGCTCCACTACATCGGAACCGCCGCCAGTCACTCCGGTAACAGTGGCATTTCGCAATGAACCCTATGAACGAGCCTTTAACTTCGTGTTGTTGACTTCTGGCCTCCAAGCTCGAAGGGAGGGAAATACTATTCTTGTTGGCGCTAATGTTTTATCCAAATCTATTGGTGCTCAACTTTCTAAGGTTTATAGATTGAACCAGGTTGGCCCTGACCAGGCGGCAGATTACCTTGCCAATCTCGGTGCACAAGTCACAAAAACCAATACTATCACTACAGCAAGCTCGCAAGGGGTTAGCCAGACAAATTCTGTTTCCAATGCACCTGCAGCTCAGACAACGACGTCAACAACAACTACTTCTGTCGAGTCTTTTGGCGCTGTAACTGGCCCTCTCTTAGGTCTTAATGCAACCACGGATACGAGGTTGGGTACTATTACCTTGTTCGGTGAATCTGCACTGATCTCTATTGCAGAGCAGTATTTGCGTCAGCTTGACCTCAGGCAGCGACAAGTTGCCTTGTCAGTCAAAATCCTTGACGTTAATCTCAGCAATGTCAGCGAAATAGACAACAGCTTTGCCTTGCGTTTTGGTAATAATTTCATTGTCAATGATCAAGGTCGTCTTCTTGCGGCTTTTGGCAGAAATCTTCCCGCTAATGGTGAGGAATTTTCGCAAGCACAAGCCTCCGTCACAAGAAGGAACTCTGGTTCTCGGGTGGATGCTGATTCGACGCGTTCAACTGGAAATGAGTCGACATCGACGTCGGGGAGCTCTTCTGGTATTCAGCGCTCATTGCAGTTGAATGTCGGTAATGACAGGTCGTTGACTCAGCAGCAGATCGAAGAACTCAATCTTGAGCTCACCAGGGAAACGGGGACAAAAGTTGTGCCTTTCCAAGAGAAAATCTTTAATGATGCGGGTGAGGTTGTTGCGGAAAACACCGTCTTTCGGGTGGAGCCTATTGATTCGCGCAGTAAATCTCTTAGCAATACACTTGCTAATTCAGTCACGGAAATTGTTCGCTCGACACTTGGATCTTCGGTTCAAATATCTCGAGCTGAAACGACTAATACCTCTGAAGAAACTACGGGTTCTGGGCGTCGGTCGCGTAATGCATCGAGAAGCACTTTCGCGGATGCGGATAGATCTTCCGAATATCCATTTTCGACTCGGCCCAATCCTGGTAGAAACTATCCGGATCAAGAATTCTTTGACTTCTTGCAGGCCCAGATCATTTCAAGTAATACCAAGATTCTTGCGAGTCCAACCCTTATCCTTCAGGAAGGAGATGGACCTAATGGCTCTAATCCAGATTTAAGGGGCACGGATAGCACCCGCATATCATCCGATGGAAAAATAGGAAGAGAGAGGGCAAATGAAGCCTACGTTCGGGTTGGAACCCAGTTAGTTACTTCGTATAATGTAAAGCAGGATATCAATGGTAATAACTTTTGTGAGCCTGTCTTTGGGAATGCGGGCTTGACGTTTGGGGCCAGGGTGGAAAAGGTTGATGATAATGGATTTGTATCATTCTCCTTGTCTCCTGAAATATCGGCAGCGGTCGGTACTCAGGAGGTTGGTAATTGTGGTCTGATCAATCTGATTAATGATCGGCTGTTGGATACAGGGCGTGTTCGCGTGCGCGATGGTCAAACTCTGATTCTTACGGGTGTGATCTCATCGCGAGATCAGCAGGTTGTCTCCAAGTGGCCCATCTTGGGCGATATGCCTTTGATTGGGCAGTTCTTTAGGCGCACGAATGGTGATCGCACGAAGAACGAGCTTGTGATTATGGTGACACCACGCATTATCAACGATGAGCAGGGCGGCCTGTATGGGTATGGTTATCAACCATCTACGCGTGACGCTAGAACATTGATCTATAGTGCTGATCGCAACCCATAGGCTTAAAGGTTGACGGGTTCAAAGTCTCCGTTATCGATGGGTTGTATGCCATCGGTGCTGAATAGGATGTCGTTGGCTGTTAAACCTGTAAAAAATGGTAGCAGGATCGTCGAGTTTCCATAGTTAATGCGTGTGTCGCGACCGTTCTCCAGTGCTTGGATCTCATTGATGGAGAGCCCATTAGCGAATACGAGGCGATCGCCTTCGGCGGGATTGAAGTCAAAAATAATATCGCTCCCTTCGTCTAGTGTCTTGAAGACAAATCGGTCGGCGCCCCCCTTTGGAGCATTGTTGTCTACGGTGCGATCGGGGATAACGTAGGTTTCTTTCGTTGTTCTGCCGCTGAATTGCCCATCTTCTCCAATCACGGGTACGTCAAAGGTGATTGTCTTGGCGTTGGCAGGCACGTTATCGGGGTCGAAATTGCTTGGGTCCTGATTGAAGAGGTCGAAAATAATTGGATCGTAGACAAAGGGTTGTAGGCCTTCGGTTGGAGGTGTGAAAAAGCCGAGCTGATCGTAGATGTCAAAGATGAATGGATCCGTTGCAAATGGTGCCGGAAATGCAAATTGATAGTCTCCATACATAAAGTCGTCGCTGGCGCCGCTAATCAGTTGGTCGCTCCCTCCGCGAGCTGGCCCATAGAAGCTGATGCCATCGCCATACATCGTGGTGCGTGTTCCGAACACAGGGGAGCCTGTGAGAATGTCATTAGCGCCCTGGGCGCTGGCTTGTAGCTCAAGCGCATCGCCCACCATTTCTGTGATCACGCCAAAGGCTTGGAGATCATCAATCCCGCCTCGGCCATAGAGATTCTGGCTATCTCCCACCAAGCGGTCGATGCACCCAAATCCCCCCAGAAGTTCGTCTTCGCCGCCAGCCTCGCCAACCTTGATGAGCGCAATATCGCCAAGCAGCTGGTTCTGATCTTGGCGGCGAGCCTGCGTGTTTCCAGCCCTGAGCTGATCATTGCCGAGATCGCCAATCATGTTGTCGAATCCCGAGCCGCCATCGATCACATCATTGCCACGGCTGCCTGTGCCGGCGTCGTTGTTGCCGCGCAGCAGGATCGTGTATCCACGATTCGTTGTTTTGACTGTGACCTTGTTCGGCTTGCCGTTAAACCGGTACACCGTGCGGCCATTCCTGGGTCCCGTGATCAAGGTGCGTTCTGCGGCCATGGTTCAGCTCAGAAAGGAACAGGTGCGAAAAACTTCACGGCAAGTGGCGCAAGCTGTTGGAACAGGCCAGCGGCGCCGCTGAGAATCTGACTGCCCCAACCGTTGCCAGCCTGACCTTTCGCCGCTTTTTGTTGTCGTTCCACGGCTTGACGGATGTCTTTCGCAAGTTTTGGATCGCCTTCCCCTTCAAACAGCTGAGCGGCGTACAGCAGGTCACGCTGTGCTGGCTCAAGTTGTGCTTGTTCTGATCGGATGATGCCTCGCGCTAGCCAAGTGATAGCAGCATCAGGTTTTTTGGTGAGCGCTTTGTTGAAAAAATCTTCCGCTTGCATCAGCTGCCCTCGTTGTGCAGCTTCCACGCCTGCATTGTGCATGGCGGCGTAGCTGCTCGATTCGGCCGTGATGCCAACCGCACCTGTCCAGTGGGTGCTGGCCAGCCCCTCGGGATCCACAAGGGCACCGCTGAGATCGCTCTCGCGTAGATCAGCTCCGTTCAGCTGTGCGCCCCGTAGATCAGCGCCGCGCAGCGTGGCACCCATCAACGTGGTGTGGCTCAGATTGGCGCCGCGAAGATCCGCCCCATCCAGGCGAGCACGGCTCAAATTGGCGCGTTGCAGTTGCGCTTTTGCCAGTTGGGCATCACGCAGGTCGGCAAAGGTGAGATCGGCATCCTGAAGCTTGCAGCCCGTG contains these protein-coding regions:
- a CDS encoding pentapeptide repeat-containing protein, with product MASEDLVRLLDAKACTGCKLQDADLTFADLRDAQLAKAQLQRANLSRARLDGADLRGANLSHTTLMGATLRGADLRGAQLNGADLRESDLSGALVDPEGLASTHWTGAVGITAESSSYAAMHNAGVEAAQRGQLMQAEDFFNKALTKKPDAAITWLARGIIRSEQAQLEPAQRDLLYAAQLFEGEGDPKLAKDIRQAVERQQKAAKGQAGNGWGSQILSGAAGLFQQLAPLAVKFFAPVPF
- a CDS encoding quinone-dependent dihydroorotate dehydrogenase, encoding MAELGTGALYQRFVGPLLSRDEGADAEQLSQLTLQALGQASLRRNWPLVSGSLAGLAAELEVRDLRLEQTLFGCRFRNPVGLAAGFDKNAVAAGIWHLFGFGFAEVGTVTWHAQPGNPKPRLFRLAAERAALNRMGFNNNGALAARRTLERQALPPAGQRPAVLGINLGKSKITPLEQAPDDYASSLELLAPLADYAVINVSSPNTPGLRELQDDAQLRRLVERLRRLPACPPLLVKIAPDLEDEAIDAIARLAYEEGLAGVIAVNTSLNRLGLEQRRIAQTGRSLAEEAGGLSGAPLRARALEVLRRLRAVAGPGLPLIGVGGIDSPESAWERISAGASLIQLYTGWIYEGPQLVPAILEGICQQLDRHGFRTISEAVGSGVPWR
- the rplL gene encoding 50S ribosomal protein L7/L12, producing MSATTDQILEQLKSLSLLEASELVKQIEEAFGVSAAASAGVVMAAPAAGGAAEAAEEKTEFDVVLESFDAAAKIKVLKAVREATGLGLGEAKALVEGAPCAVKEGASKADAEAMKKAIEEAGGKVALK
- a CDS encoding ribonuclease H; the encoded protein is MPDQPVVVAAACDGACSGNPGPGGWGCLLRFSDGSVQEFGGFEPNTTNNRMELTAALTLLEKLAVLPRDPGLTIRTDSKYLIDGFSKWINGWKRKGWRTASGSPVLNRDLWEALDAARLSGLPFTYVKGHSGDPDNDRCDAIAVAFSKGQQPQLAHGDYGGLMVSAPEPLAEPAAPQDAAPPALQQLLTRLELADRLAEGGYGLSLMELAQLVEQPLKKLEGRNEPWRWRDWLVQPGADGRWRLARDASGSGVTEQQRDG
- a CDS encoding PilN domain-containing protein yields the protein MKSPSWWNLDWDLLRQRRLERGLSGNGQQLVPATQLLGRGSALGGGVVLSVLLVWGWLQLREGQLDRRLEGLRGIPGIVQTLENQAQQRRRALTAIQRSNEGIANGLVAVSSGSALLAQLAAITPKGIQITDATVQGPNLLLKGLATDPQSFRRVNGLSLLLSQTPLFQPGSVQVVKLVREPMEKGKPQNGEVTVEVPPVAWELNAKLAKLPADRQLALLQKLGADGMARRLLILEQAGVLR
- a CDS encoding DUF3747 domain-containing protein, producing the protein MQRTYLPLLALSAAVAAPAAWAAVFDAEPVPQNGVLVAGQALGKDQWKLVVLDQINSNAPCWSAAPSGVIDVVAPPTSDVHCKEFTSSSGYSARVAGDDLSRGWRLRVEPSGQQLVLELINPATDLSLVIGRSPRRPSGMTAFKLEPGWSPERRSYQGKPLQHIYLSNAEPLAVLMAKARNNGNLIARPPALLPAVPGSSKTAQAPVSRGNGSLRSSSGPIALQVIPYKP